A single Rhopalosiphum padi isolate XX-2018 chromosome 4, ASM2088224v1, whole genome shotgun sequence DNA region contains:
- the LOC132930814 gene encoding uncharacterized protein LOC132930814 isoform X2 — translation MNEQANNSTNSQCSTTETFIRRHNASEGAESIITTDSSGAQTSTIQLLEKSIDDANNLIKKLENESLKLGTVEHCVQLYKQHLTPSLCMLPKNYMFHNGKKVIIKQSLKEKYLKKQLALTLYFFGPEVLHFFKKSFNLPSLNTMKKNLHQYDMKPGLNDFVFNLIKFKISNFKVKA, via the exons ATGAATGAACAAGCAAATAATTCGACCAATTCTCAATGTTCAACAACTG AAACCTTTATTAGGCGGCATAATGCATCAGAGGGTGCAGAGTCAATTATTACAACAGATTCTTCAGGTGCTCAAACttcaacaatacaattattggaAAAATCAATTGATGATGCTAACAACTTAATAAAGAAACTAGAAAACGAATCATTAAAATTAGGTACAGTAGAACACtgtgtacaattatataaacaacattTAACACCATCACTTTGTATGTTACCTAAAAATTACATGTTTCATAatggtaaaaaagttattataaaacagAGTTTAAAAGAGAAGTATTTAAAGAAACAGCTTGCTttgactttatatttttttggtccAGAagtcttacatttttttaaaaaatcatttaatcttCCATCTCTAAACACTATGAAAAAAAACCTTCATCAATATGACATGAAACCCGGTCTAaatgattttgtatttaatcttattaagtttaaaattagcaattttaaagttaaagctTGA
- the LOC132930814 gene encoding uncharacterized protein LOC132930814 isoform X1 encodes MFLVMDTGNLPKSSLPTINFINDMHQLFDIFNNSYKNITPQKDHLSKMTELFENMKVINNSDNSDITYNVKFINGWMVSISGLNMLWETLKPTINKEYVLCTHWLNKDFLDSGFDKERKQNSKEFKPTSIQFVKTYKKLFYQDYFQYYSSAAKFPGDLDQIIIKINDQPLFNNIFHITSHQQQNVFKFSPIVIGTIDYRQLNIPERRNSLPYVCGYLMSKCLEKHVCEICINYAYCQKSLDQSFLVEFFKFHSYSVNSTSSKFSTYSDNFQDYIMKLDDNFVLSFPIYSIKDNVGTRLKDFLCNTY; translated from the coding sequence ATGTTTCTAGTAATGGACACTGGAAATTTGCCTAAAAGTTCACTaccaactattaattttattaatgatatgcatcaattatttgatatattcaacaactcatacaaaaatattacccCTCAAAAAGATCACCTATCTAAAATGACCGAGttgtttgaaaatatgaaagtgataaataattctgataattcagatataacttataatgtaaAGTTTATAAATGGGTGGATGGTTTCAATAAGTGGCTTAAATATGTTATGGGAAACTCTTAAACCAACAATTAATAAAGAATATGTTTTGTGTACGCATTGGTTGAATAAAGATTTTCTGGATAGTGGGTTTGATAaagaaagaaaacaaaatagtaaagAATTTAAACCCACCTCTATACAATTTGTTAAgacatacaaaaaattattttaccaagattattttcaatattattcttCTGCAGCAAAATTCCCAGGAGACCTTgaccaaattataattaaaattaatgaccaacctttatttaataacatttttcatataacGAGTCATCAAcaacaaaatgttttcaaattttctCCAATTGTTATTGGCACCATAGATTATAGACAATTAAATATACCAGAGAGGAGAAATAGTTTGCCATATGTATGTGGATATTTAATGAGTAAATGTTTAGAGAAACATGTTTGTGAAATTTGTATCAATTATGCCTATTGTCAAAAATCATTAGATCAGTCTTTCTTAGTAGAGTTTTTTAAGTTTCATTCTTATTCGGTCAACTCAACTTCCAGTAAATTCTCAACATACTCAGACAATTTTCaagattatattatgaaattagatGATAATTTTGTACTTAGTTTCCCCATATATTCAATTAAAGATAATGTCGGGACCCGATTGAAggattttttatgtaatacatattga
- the LOC132930703 gene encoding uncharacterized protein LOC132930703, translating into MKIYAMKRDRIVLMTILQVVTLTTLTATSINSAATTNYRQVKIRGRPLDHSGDQQQMQAQVPTNRTFTGTGTRQLKTQKSVDNRRPSLTVSASVQRHQQQRKYDDSVLSYLDWTPIVQHKESLETVVPSVANGRRDYQQQRQVRQPDAIVTFVTSPPPTKTTVLHKNKLRPKNHVQHFDDERDKFQSGNHYQYVNASELPEESNKRHNVTRFITNYAYGAVDEHRKNSDFVFHDRTQDNNKPVHRHSYNNGANATKEQNKHSTLQDVYNGNAQSSEEKDTVRQPQRYDSDFEHNFQRYAANQFVNTDGLQLDDENNKYNNQIVDIRLHNQNHRENQNIFNLLKNESKSDVHDYPKNITTTAANVIVSIEHKNNHTEAHNIYNTDAANMANEQRLNNYNEDVADENNDFYRDDDNYDLQQHVFTNVIVDEWGNNAHHTIVDTDLKAQKHEDGRKFANLKFNEGVPKQRISSNQYVNTNVTAAKLETDSIATYKRQSQNDEWEKIEHQRRRKPSVIGGTEINPTILTTASPRQLRRKVQSSVQTRRPAVDDETSSEILYDSQNVFGRKYNRNDHGHIITPSDIQPTVTSTSRVPVVLEDVIDGENDNSAAIEELKQPEQGRYGFGYSVLDESVGMDFGQWERREPGRTGTVTGQYRVRLPDGRTQTVEYTVGPATGYKASVTYEGVQRHPTAVLLPLVERDDSMDAETRSLE; encoded by the exons atgaaaatatatgcaATGAAACGGGATCGGATAGTATTGATGACTATATTAcag GTGGTAACGTTAACGACATTAACAGCGACGTCGATAAATTCAGCCGCAACCACTAATTACCGTCAAGTCAAAATTCGCGGGAGACCTTTAGACCATAGCGGTGATCAGCAACAGATGCAAGCACAGGTACCCACGAATAGAACATTTACTGGGACCGGGACGAGACAACTCAAAACCCAAAAAAGTGTAGATAATCGCAGACCGTCATTGACTGTCAGCGCTTCGGTCCAACGTCATCAACAACAACGAAAATACGACGACAGTGTGTTATCATACTTGGACTGGACACCGATTGTGCAGCATAAGGAATCACTGGAAACCGTTGTACCGTCTGTTGCAAACGGTCGACGAGATTATCAGCAGCAGCGACAGGTACGTCAACCGGATGCAATTGTTACATTCGTAACGTCTCCGCCGCCGACGAAGACGACGGTACTCCACAAAAATAAGCTACGTCCGAAAAATCACGTTCAACATTTCGACGACGAAAGAGATAAATTCCAGAGTGGTAATCATTATCAGTACGTAAACGCTAGTGAGTTACCCGAAGAAAGTAACAAGCGTCATAATGTAACGCGTTTCATCACTAACTATGCTTACGGAGCAGTTGACGAACACCGTAAAAATTCGGACTTTGTGTTTCACGACAGAACGCAGGATAATAATAAGCCCGTTCATCGACACAGCTACAACAATGGTGCGAACGCGACCAAAGAACAAAACAAACATTCCACTCTGCAAGACGTGTACAACGGAAACGCGCAGTCCAGCGAGGAGAAAGATACCGTACGACAGCCTCAACGTTATGATTCAGATTTCGAGCATAACTTCCAACGCTATGCAGCTAACCAATTCGTGAACACTGATGGGCTACAATTGGAcgacgaaaataataaatacaataatcagATTGTTGACATAAGATTACACAACCAAAATCATAGGGaaaatcagaatatttttaatttactcaagAATGAATCAAAAAGTGACGTCCACGATTACCCGAAAAACATCACCACTACTGCCGCGAATGTGATAGTATCAATTGAACACAAAAATAATCACACTGaggcacataatatatataacacggACGCAGCCAACATGGCAAACGAACAAcgtctaaataattataacgagGATGTCGCTGATGAGAATAATGACTTTTATCGTGATGATGACAACTATGACCTGCAACAACACGTATTTACAAACGTGATAGTCGACGAATGGGGAAATAACGCACATCATACAATCGTCGACACAGATTTAAAAGCCCAAAAACACGAAGATGGTAGAAAATTTGCAAATTTGAAATTCAACGAAGGCGTACCTAAGCAGCGCATAAGTAGCAATCAGTACGTAAACACGAACGTAACGGCTGCAAAATTGGAGACGGACAGCATAGCAACATATAAACGACAAAGTCAAAACGACGAGTGGGAAAAAATCGAACACCAACGCCGCCGAAAGCCATCTGTTATCGGTGGTACCGAAATAAATCCAACAATTCTGACGACGGCATCGCCTCGACAATTACGACGCAAAGTACAATCGTCGGTTCAGACTCGCCGACCCGCTGTCGACGACGAAACAAGTAGTGAGATTTTGTACGATAGTCAAAACGTTTTCGGACGAAAATAT aatcgCAACGATCATGGACATATCATAACACCGAGCGACATACAACCAACGGTGACATCCACTTCGAGAGTTCCCGTAGTATTAGAAGACGTAATAGACGGTGAGAACGATAACAGCGCGGCCATAGAAGAACTAAAACAGCCCGAGCAAGGCCGTTACGGTTTTGGGTACTCCGTATTGGACGAAAGCGTAGGGATGGATTTTGGCCAATGGGAACGTCGCGAACCAGGTCGTACCGGTACAGTGACCGGACAATACCGGGTTCGGTTACCGGACGGCCGGACGCAGACAGTCGAATACACCGTCGGCCCGGCTACCGGTTACAAGGCGTCCGTTACTTACGAGGGCGTCCAACGTCACCCAACTGCGGTTCTACTGCCACTTGTCGAACGAGACGACTCAATGGACGCCGAAACACGATcacttgaataa
- the LOC132929295 gene encoding aminopeptidase N-like, producing the protein MQSLRMEFVDFKIMFIIALSLMGLVVNSKETSEFKLPTNFKPVSYRLDVTTHLDDQFMFEGVVDIKMTCEEATDTIVLHSNSLDIDTKSVVVANSGENVVPVGSVSFDPKKELMYVKSTVNFKPGDEYVLTIPFMGNITDDLVGYYKSSYVEKENNKTRWLAVTQFEPADARRAFPCFDEPAYKATFKIRLGHKKGYTSISNMKMMKQTPIPSKPDYVFDEFEESVPMSTYLVAYMVSDFAYIESDTRDDEVKFRIIARKDAADQTELAKNAGPLVLKYYEDYFDEKFPLSKQDMVAIPDFSAGAMENWGLVTYRETALLIDPDVATIDNVHRVAEVIAHELAHQWFGNLVTMKWWTDLWLNEGFATYVAARGVDFLYPEWNSFQIETVQNFLRVLDLDSLQSSHPVSVAVGHPDEIAQIFDTISYTKGSFLLHMMNTFLGEDTFKQGIRNYINKHKFSNAEQDDLWNSLTEEAHRQGTLDKNLTVKLIMDTWTLQTGYPVLKVIRDYSADTVTLSQERFLTIKSNGTDKKSCWWIPLTMTTSTEADFNQTKAKSWLNCENNNLTLPLAKDNDWVIYNMQMAGLYRVLYDTRNWMGIVSTLNDPNEYKTINTLNRVQLIDDSFSFSQIGDLDYGITFQLLKYLKHEKEYTPWMAALDGLGPINKLMKRTPNQGVFQNYMQRMLSSVYSQFRDMTVELNSFEEIRFKNLVTAEACRHRIKDCTEQALDLFSKWMKTTDPDKNNILPRELKPIIYCQAIKYGGVDEWDFLWERYQRSNVGSEKAKLLSALGCSSETWLLNRYLNWSLDNSIIRKQDATTVFYSVASSDIGFYVAKDFLYRKISDISEYFQPRGDRVGRYVKVIGSQMKTKEELDEIQSFINKSSAYLKGADLTINQTIETVKINTEWTTKFYHKIINHMV; encoded by the exons ATGCAGTCGCTCAG gaTGGAGTTTGTggactttaaaataatgtttattatcgCTTTGTCCCTGATGGGATTGGTTGTTAATTCGAAAGAAACTTCCGAATTCAAATTGCCAACTAATTTTAAGCCTGTCAGTTATCGACTGGATGTGACCACTCACTTGGATGATCAATTCATGTTTGAAGGAGTAGTTGATATTAAA ATGACCTGCGAGGAAGCTACCGATACCATAGTATTGCATTCGAACAGTTTAGACATCGATACTAAAAGTGTTGTGGTAGCTAACAGCGGCGAAAATGTCGTCCCAGTGGGTAGTGTTTCGTTTGATCCAAAGAAAGAACTTATGTATGTCAAATCAACAGTAAACTTTAAGCCTGGTGACGAATACGTGCTGACTATACCATTCATGGGAAATATCACCGACGATTTAGTAGGTTACTACAAAAGTAGCTACGTGGagaaagaaaacaataaaacgaG ATGGCTAGCGGTAACACAATTCGAACCAGCGGACGCCAGAAGAGCTTTTCCCTGTTTCGACGAGCCTGCGTATAAAGCAACATTTAAGATAAGATTAGGTCATAAAAAAGGATACACTTCGATTAGTAATATGAAAATGATGAAACAAACGCCCAT CCCTTCGAAACCAGATTATGTTTTCGATGAATTTGAAGAATCTGTACCGATGTCTACTTATTTAGTAGCATACATGGTGTCTGATTTTGCATATATTGAATCGGACACTCGGGACGACGAAGTGAAGTTCCGCATAATAGCCAGGAAAGACGCAGCCGATCAAACAGAGCTTGCCAAAAACGCTGGACCGTTAGTGTTGAAGTATTACGAGGATTATTTCGATGAAAAATTCCCGTTGTCTAAACAAGATATGGTAGCCATACCTGATTTTTCTGCCGGCGCTATGGAGAATTGGGGTCTCGTAACTTACAG agAAACTGCATTGTTAATTGATCCGGACGTAGCTACGATTGATAACGTACACAGAGTAGCTGAAGTTATCGCTCACGAACTTGCTCACCAATGGTTTGGTAATCTCGTTACTATGAAATGGTGGACCGATCTTTGGTTAAATGAAGGCTTTGCCACATACGTGGCAGCACGTGGAGTTGATTTC tTGTACCCCGAATGGAACTCATTCCAAATCGAAACCGTTCAAAACTTTTTACGTGTTTTGGATCTTGATTCGCTCCAATCGTCCCATCCCGTATCGGTAGCCGTTGGACATCCTGATGAAATAGCACAAATTTTCGACACGATTTCGTACACGAAAGGttcatttttattgcatatgaTGAACACTTTCTTAGGCGAGGATACATTCAAACAAGGCATAAGAAATTACATAAACAAGCACAAGTTTTCCAACGCTGAACAAGATGATTTGTGGAATTCATTGACCGAAGAAGCTCACCGTCAAGGAACTTTGGACAAAAATCTAACCGTGAAACTGATAATGGATACATGGACGTTGCAAACCGGTTATCCCGTATTGAAAGTCATCCGGGATTACTCTGCGGACACGGTTACATTATCACAG GAACGTTTCCTAACGATCAAATCAAACGGTACGGACAAGAAAAGCTGTTGGTGGATACCACTCACTATGACGACTTCTACGGAGGCCGACTTTAACCAAACGAAAGCAAAATCTTGGTTGAATTGTGAAAACAACAACCTCACCTTACCATTGGCTAAAGATAACGATTGGGTCATATATAACATGCAGATGGCCG gtttatACAGAGTTTTGTATGACACTCGAAATTGGATGGGTATCGTTTCTACGTTGAACGATCCGAACgaatacaaaactataaacaCGTTAAATCGAGTACAGTTAATCGACGATTCGTTTAGCTTTTCACAGATTGGTGATTTGGACTACGGAATCACGTtccaactattaaaatatttaaaacacgaAAAAGAGTATACACCGTGGATGGCTGCTTTGGACGGTTTGGGcccgataaataaattaatgaaaaggaCTCCGAACCAAGGAGTGTTCCAA AACTATATGCAACGTATGCTGTCGTCTGTGTACAGCCAATTTCGAGATATGACCGTCGAACTTAATAGTTTTGAAGAAATACGTTTTAAGAACCTTGTGACTGCCGAAGCCTGCCGTCACCGAATTAAGGACTGCACCGAACAAGCTCTCGATTTGTTTAGCAAGTGGATGAAAACTACTGAtccagataaaaataatat ATTGCCTAGAGAACTGAAACCTATAATTTACTGCCAAGCGATAAAATACGGAGGTGTAGACGAATGGGACTTTTTATGGGAACGTTATCAACGTTCCAATGTGGGATCCGAAAAAGCGAAATTACTTTCAGCATTAGGATGCAGTTCAGAAACTTGGTTACTTAACAG atatttaaattggtCACTTGATAATTCTATTATTCGCAAGCAAGACGCAACCACAGTTTTCTATTCTGTAGCAAGTAGTGACATTGGATTTTATGTGGCAAAAGACTTTTTGTATCGCAAAATTTCGGATATATCTGAATA cttCCAGCCTCGAGGCGACCGCGTAGGTAGATACGTAAAAGTTATAGGATCACAAATGAAAACTAAAGAAGAATTAGAtgag attcaatcatttatcaataaatcaTCAGCTTATTTAAAAGGAGCTGATTTAACTATCAATCAGACAATTGAGACTGTTAAGATAAACACCGAATGGACTAcgaaattttatcataaaattataaaccacatggtataa